The following proteins are encoded in a genomic region of Cryptococcus neoformans var. neoformans JEC21 chromosome 2 sequence:
- a CDS encoding Endothelin-converting enzyme 1, putative: MAEPRASTDEESAPLLNSQTHATSSAFSRPKTTREKALAAIAVLFLLLASLFIGLFAGAETSYKKEKGKHHSGGGGGWATLTETKTDTQTETATATTTHIGQPTGTPAPSVCLTPECVKLAASILSALNTSADPCDDFYQFATGGWQESNSIPEDRGLYGAFNEVSDNNKKLILKVLGSIPDEKPGKDATVDERNLAKLKTVYTSCMDIDTLNDIGEKPLIDLVEHVLDIFGEFDVSSQIDNALADAEPYKGAYDESYRLPDELVAAATKVEEIKELKKAVLTPGAEREKVELEHTLNKADVERRHKLTKTLAWLHSRGVQGLINFEIEGDAGGEDSQIQSLWLYQAEGGLPSKEYYDEAPILDLYHSVIRDILTELAQRTSAEMEGRGWVEDLAALDKELIGDDSWPWPWPGKGDDDEDGDRRRPPSREPIDKRMDKVASQVLKFEKDLVKAGADPEYLFNPHYAYNPYSTSAVSDALPFLDIPTYLSAFAPRTFPENITVTYPPYLKAVTRLVEQTPDEVLSGYFVTRLALTYADALGPKTEVKKSVRRLQEVLKGIKPGTEENRQDVCLAWVDDIVGFIAGREFVREAFSPEAKSEGERIIRSIVSAFHAKLPHISWMDEESAAAAQKKADAIIPKVGYPLFPDTTKPESLEAWYARVNIDKEDFFGNVLRSTLVEESRVWLGLGKRRNRDSWEMYPQTVNAYYSPPDGEIVFPAGILQPPFYSLSWPAHLRYGAFGAVAAHELTHAFDNSGSQYDEKGRLRDWWTKKTVEDFEKRAQCVARQYSKYWVYDAEGKKVFVNGNLTNGEDIADSGLAQAYTAWKNSVSDSPSSERLPGLDYSDDQLFFLAFARVWAQLTRPATAVSRIRTDPHSPPYWRAVGTLRNLEAFHEAWGCKTGSRMNPPKEEQCELW, encoded by the exons agggcaAACACCAcagtggtggtggcggcggcTGGGCAACATTAACCGAGACCAAGACTGATACCCAAACTGAGACTGCTACAGCGACTACTACTCATATTGGTCAGCCTACGGGGACTCCTGCACCT TCCGTCTGCCTCACCCCCGAATGTGTTAAACTCGCTGCCTCTATCCTCTCGGCCCTCAACACTTCTGCAGATCCTTGTGATGATTTCTACCAGTTTGCCACTGGTGGTTGGCAGGAATCCAACTCTATTCCGGAGGACCGAGGCTTGTACGGAGCCTTCAACGAAGTTTCggacaacaacaaaaagTTAATCCTCAAAGTGCTCGGCTCTATTCCGGATGAGAAGCCTGGTAAGGATGCTACTGTCGATGAAAGGAATCtcgccaagctcaagaCTGTATATACGAGTTGCATGGACATT GACACTCTCAACGACATTGGTGAGAAACCCCTCATCGACCTTGTCGAGCATGTTCTTGATATTTTTGGCGAGTTTGATGTCTCTTCTCAAATCGACAATGCCCTCGCAGACGCAGAGCCTTACAAAGGTGCCTATGACGAGTCTTACAGGCTCCCAGACGAGCTTGTTGCTGCCGCTACAAAGGTCGAAGAGATCAAAGAGCTCAAAAAGGCTGTCTTAACCCCTGGCGCTGAGAGGGAAAAAGTGGAACTCGAGCACACTCTTAACAAGGCCGATGTGGAGAGGAGACACAAGCTTACCAAGACCCTTGCCTGGCTCCATTCTCGAG GTGTTCAAGGCCTAATCAACTTTGAGATTGAGGGCGATGCTGGAGGTGAAGACTCTCAAATCCAAAGTCTCTGGCTCTACCAGGCCGAAGGCGGTCTTCCTTCAAAGGAGTACTATGACGAAGCCCCTATTCTTGACCTGTATCACTCTGTCATCCGCGATATCCTCACTGAGTTAGCCCAGCGCACTTCTGCCGAAATGGAGGGGCGTGGATGGGTGGAAGACCTTGCCGCTCTGGATAAAGAGTTGATAGGCGATGATTCATggccttggccttggccAGGAAAGggtgacgatgatgaagatggcgaCCGCCGtcgccctccttctcgtGAGCCAATCGACAAGAGGATGGACAAAGTCGCAAGTCAGGTATTGAAATTTGAAAAGGATCTCGTCAAGGCAGGCGCGGACCCTGAATACCTATTCAATCCTCACTACGCTTATAACCCCTACTCTACCTCTGCCGTTTCCGATGCGCTCCCCTTCCTCGATATCCCCACATATCTCTCTGCTTTTGCTCCCAGGACTTTCCCCGAGAACATTACTGTGACATACCCTCCGTATCTCAAAGCTGTCACGCGACTGGTCGAGCAGACGCCTGACGAGGTTCTGTCTGGTTACTTTGTCACTCGTCTTGCGTTGACTTACGCGGACGCTCTCGGACCCAAGACtgaggtgaagaagagtgtcAGAAGGTTGCAAGAGGTTCTGAAGGGTATTAAACCCGGTACTGAAGAGAATCGACAGGATGTTTGCTTGGCCTGGGTTGACGATATCGTTGGTTTCATCGCCGGTCGTGAATTTGTCCGCGAAGCCTTCTCCCCTGAGGCCAAGTCTGAGGGTGAGCGCATCATCCGATCCATCGTTTCTGCTTTCCACGCCAAGCTTCCTCACATCTcatggatggatgaggagtctgccgctgctgctcagAAAAAGGCGGACGCTATCATCCCCAAGGTTGGATaccctctcttcccagaCACTACCAAGCCTGAGAGCTTGGAAGCTTGGTATGCTAGGGTGAACATAGATAAGGAGGACTTCTTCGGCAATGTGCTCCGGTCTACCTTGGTGGAAGAGTCTAGAGTTTGGTTGGGCTTGGGTAAGAGAAGAAATAGAGACTCTTGGGAG ATGTACCCTCAGA CCGTCAACGCTTATTACTCTCCTCCTGACGGTGAAATTGTTTTCCCTGCCGGTATCCTTCAACCCCCCTTCTACTCTCTTTCTTGGCCTGCACACTTGCGATACGGCGCTTTTGGAGCTGTTGCTGCTCACGAGCTGACTCATGCCTTTGACAACTCTGGATCTCAATACGACGAGAAAG GACGATTGAGGGACTGGTGGACTAAAAAGACTGTAGAGGACTTTGAAAAGCGTGCGCAATGTGTTGCCAGGCAGTACTCCAAGTACTGGGTATATGATGCCGAGGGTAAGAAGGTGTTTGTGAACGGCAAC CTCACCAACGGAGAGG ACATTGCCGATTCTGGTCTTGCGCAGGCCTACACTGCATGGAAGAACTCTGTCTCTGACAGCCCCTCATCTGAACGGCTCCCTGGTCTTGACTACTCTGATGaccagctcttcttcctcgcctttGCACGTGTCTGGGCTCAACTTACTCGACCTGCCACCGCCGTCTCAAGGATTAGGACCGATCctcactctcctccttATTGGAGGGCTGTGGGTACGTTGAGGAACCTGGAGGCGTTCCATGAGGCCTGGGGTTGCAAAACGGGCAGCCGT ATGAACCCTCCTAAGGAGGAACAGTGCGAGCTGTGGTAA